One genomic segment of Stigmatella erecta includes these proteins:
- a CDS encoding lycopene cyclase domain-containing protein, translating into MPYDFLVLALLFLVPGILIAFLRPDVRWLMARAVLLALPFAATEWLFYPEYWTPRFLFGLADRIGFGIEDVLFVAGLGAFSSTAYAVAFRQGVRLREGASRPWRRAALAIVAVLALAGALRGVGVPILYAAVVAMGLGAGGVLLARRDLWAPGVLGALVSMGIYLGLCLSFAALVPGVFERAWRPSLLLPGKFLGVPLDELLYGLGAGLAATVFPAWAFGFGFTPLPRR; encoded by the coding sequence GTGCCTTACGACTTCCTGGTGCTGGCGCTGCTGTTCCTGGTTCCAGGCATCCTCATCGCCTTTCTGCGGCCGGATGTGCGCTGGCTGATGGCGAGGGCCGTCCTGCTCGCGCTCCCGTTCGCGGCGACGGAGTGGCTCTTCTATCCGGAGTACTGGACGCCGAGGTTCCTGTTCGGCCTGGCGGACCGGATCGGGTTCGGCATCGAGGACGTGCTGTTCGTCGCCGGGCTGGGGGCCTTTTCCTCCACCGCTTATGCCGTCGCCTTCCGCCAAGGGGTGCGCCTCCGGGAAGGGGCCTCCCGGCCGTGGCGGCGGGCCGCACTCGCCATCGTGGCCGTGCTGGCCCTGGCGGGGGCCCTGCGGGGGGTGGGGGTGCCCATCCTCTATGCCGCCGTCGTGGCGATGGGGCTGGGGGCCGGGGGCGTGCTGCTGGCACGCAGGGACTTGTGGGCCCCCGGTGTCCTGGGGGCCCTGGTGTCGATGGGGATCTACCTCGGGCTGTGCCTGAGCTTCGCGGCGCTCGTGCCCGGTGTCTTCGAGCGCGCGTGGCGGCCGAGCCTCCTGCTGCCCGGGAAGTTCCTGGGAGTCCCGCTCGATGAGCTGCTGTACGGGCTGGGCGCGGGGCTGGCCGCCACCGTGTTTCCGGCGTGGGCCTTTGGCTTCGGCTTCACCCCGCTCCCACGGCGGTGA
- a CDS encoding prenyltransferase, translating into MTVGRGTLRDWLQASRLPSQSYIALPLLLGQLVALRAQGGDIPYGLLVCVQLFGVFDQLFIVYANDWADQETDRRNQTATPFSGGSRVLVEGRISPRALGRAALFCAAALLAVSVALAVIQGAPGLVPLAFAALGLLWAYSYPPLRLSYRGGGEVLQMVGVAGVLPLYGYLAQGGGWERFPWPLTVALLPTHLACAIATALPDEPSDRDSQKRTVPVRLGGERAVWIIAALNGLSLALAPWGLASLGMTAGWALAIPAAATLAVLGLRPAPPGSRLIQVRVAACITATLAVVAIPLLGLAAR; encoded by the coding sequence ATGACGGTGGGAAGGGGGACGCTCCGGGACTGGCTCCAGGCGTCCCGGCTGCCGTCTCAGTCGTACATCGCGCTTCCGCTGCTGCTCGGACAGCTCGTGGCCCTGCGCGCGCAGGGAGGGGACATCCCGTACGGGCTCCTGGTGTGCGTGCAGCTCTTCGGGGTCTTCGATCAGCTCTTCATCGTCTACGCCAATGACTGGGCGGATCAGGAGACCGATCGCCGCAACCAGACGGCCACCCCCTTCTCGGGCGGCTCCCGGGTGCTGGTCGAGGGCCGGATCTCGCCCCGGGCGCTGGGCAGGGCGGCCCTCTTCTGTGCGGCCGCGCTGCTGGCGGTGTCGGTGGCACTGGCGGTGATCCAGGGAGCGCCAGGGCTCGTGCCGCTGGCCTTCGCCGCGCTGGGGCTGCTGTGGGCCTACAGCTATCCGCCCCTGCGGCTCTCCTATCGTGGGGGAGGGGAGGTGCTGCAGATGGTGGGGGTCGCCGGGGTGCTCCCGCTCTATGGCTACCTGGCCCAGGGGGGCGGCTGGGAGCGTTTTCCGTGGCCCCTCACCGTGGCGTTGCTGCCCACCCATCTGGCCTGTGCCATCGCCACCGCGCTTCCGGATGAGCCCTCGGACCGGGACAGCCAGAAGCGCACGGTGCCCGTCCGGCTGGGAGGCGAACGGGCCGTGTGGATCATCGCGGCGCTGAACGGGCTCTCGCTGGCGTTGGCCCCCTGGGGGCTGGCCTCTCTGGGCATGACGGCCGGCTGGGCCCTGGCCATTCCCGCCGCCGCCACGCTCGCGGTGCTGGGCCTGCGCCCCGCGCCTCCGGGGTCTCGCCTCATTCAGGTCCGGGTGGCTGCCTGCATCACCGCCACCCTGGCCGTGGTGGCCATTCCCCTCCTGGGCCTCGCGGCCAGGTGA
- a CDS encoding ferrochelatase, with the protein MSVLPEGLLLDLERLKPLLGSCASLDATRARAPFPHELAARLMEGRGEMEQRRAFVQGLIDVVRAIREDFPDNIFWDLDYLASCLWRAGGPRETEHLAGRVVRLCRGFGNKSELRFRYAHDFLFGYDWARWVLREPAGRVDTGPFDLGFLDYLDARRQELVELISRSDAKYGPLQGQEFRNPFIFCREPADEARLHQVLAREDLIPVKAWRFDGERRWHLPFTELRAEAALRLGLPRKAHP; encoded by the coding sequence GTGAGCGTGTTGCCGGAAGGCCTTCTCCTTGACCTGGAGCGGTTGAAGCCCCTGCTGGGGAGCTGCGCCTCGCTGGATGCCACGCGGGCCCGGGCGCCCTTTCCCCACGAGCTGGCGGCGCGGTTGATGGAGGGCCGCGGCGAGATGGAGCAACGCCGCGCCTTCGTTCAGGGATTGATCGACGTGGTGCGCGCCATCCGGGAGGACTTCCCGGACAACATCTTCTGGGACCTGGATTACCTGGCGAGCTGTCTCTGGCGCGCCGGAGGCCCGCGCGAGACGGAGCACCTCGCGGGCCGGGTGGTGCGGCTGTGCCGTGGCTTCGGCAACAAGTCCGAGCTGCGCTTCCGGTACGCCCATGATTTCCTGTTCGGCTACGACTGGGCCCGCTGGGTGCTGCGCGAGCCGGCAGGGCGCGTGGACACGGGACCGTTCGATCTCGGCTTCCTGGACTACCTGGATGCCCGGCGCCAGGAACTGGTGGAGTTGATCTCCCGCAGCGATGCCAAGTATGGCCCCCTCCAGGGGCAGGAGTTCCGCAATCCCTTCATCTTCTGCCGCGAGCCCGCCGACGAGGCCCGCCTGCACCAGGTGCTCGCCCGGGAGGATCTCATCCCGGTCAAGGCCTGGCGCTTCGATGGGGAGCGCCGCTGGCACCTGCCCTTCACCGAGCTGAGGGCCGAGGCGGCCCTGCGCCTGGGCCTGCCGAGGAAGGCCCATCCATGA
- a CDS encoding prenyltransferase: protein MSPLRRWVYALKPASWPKVFVPALLGQALGAASAGRVSVGALAFGLLWMLADVAFIVLLNDWGDREVDALKRRMFPRGCSPKTIPDGILPARAVLAAGLGAGIAALLIAAVAGGLLERPALLPLAALGLSVFAAYTLPPLRLNYRGGGELLEMVGVGGVLPVLHAYAQCGVWLPPELKLVMPGLLALCLSSALASGLSDEESDRAGGKRTFTTLLGNTVSRRASEVLLVLGALLWLGAAGWARGVLLQGSLVLGALLTLFFAARVWRKSPSAVTNAFGAQSAYKLELHRAIWWGATLLSVLVLAVGLGERR, encoded by the coding sequence GTGAGCCCTCTGCGGCGGTGGGTATACGCCCTGAAGCCCGCGAGCTGGCCGAAGGTGTTCGTGCCGGCGCTGCTGGGCCAGGCCCTGGGGGCGGCCAGCGCCGGCCGGGTGTCGGTGGGGGCGCTGGCCTTTGGCCTGCTGTGGATGCTCGCGGACGTGGCCTTCATCGTGTTGCTCAACGACTGGGGCGACCGAGAGGTGGATGCCCTCAAGCGCCGCATGTTCCCGCGTGGGTGCTCTCCGAAGACCATCCCCGACGGCATCCTCCCCGCCCGGGCCGTGCTCGCGGCGGGGCTCGGGGCTGGGATAGCGGCGCTGCTCATCGCGGCGGTGGCGGGGGGGCTCCTGGAGCGCCCCGCGTTGCTTCCCCTGGCGGCGCTGGGCCTGTCCGTGTTCGCCGCCTACACGTTGCCGCCCCTCCGGCTCAATTACCGGGGGGGGGGAGAGCTGCTGGAGATGGTGGGCGTGGGGGGCGTGCTCCCGGTGCTGCATGCCTATGCGCAGTGTGGGGTGTGGCTTCCCCCGGAGCTGAAGCTCGTGATGCCGGGGCTGCTGGCGCTCTGCCTGTCGAGCGCGCTCGCCAGTGGGCTGTCCGACGAGGAGAGTGACCGGGCGGGAGGAAAGCGCACGTTCACCACGCTCCTGGGCAACACGGTGTCCCGCCGGGCCTCCGAGGTTCTGCTGGTGCTGGGCGCGCTGCTCTGGCTCGGGGCCGCGGGGTGGGCCCGGGGCGTCCTGCTCCAGGGAAGCTTGGTGCTCGGTGCGCTGCTCACGCTATTCTTCGCGGCGCGCGTGTGGAGGAAGAGCCCCTCGGCGGTGACGAATGCGTTTGGTGCCCAATCGGCCTACAAGCTGGAGCTGCATCGCGCCATCTGGTGGGGCGCCACCCTGCTGTCCGTGCTGGTGCTCGCGGTAGGGCTGGGGGAGCGGCGGTGA
- a CDS encoding amino acid permease gives MSEDRARQKEADAAQLQGLGYGQQLLRDMGGFSNFAVSFSIISILTGAVTLYGHGLNFGGPLVMGVGWPLVSVMTLTVAASLAQLASSFPTAGALYHWSAMLGGPRVGFFTAWFNTVGQFAITAGIDYGLAEFVADMLGWPRERGAVLPLYAAILTSHAVLNHVGVRAVAWLNNLSAWYHVAGVAVVIGALVAFAPKQDPAFLLTRFTTGNHVYFYGFLIGLLQAQWTFTGYDASAHVSEETVDPTRNAPWGIFLSVAVSAVVGYGLLAAVTLAITDLPSAAAAPNPFIHVLTTALGPALGGALVWVAIGAMWFCGLSSITSNSRMLFAFARDNGLPASAQLARVSGRFQSPYVAVWVSAAGAFLVAIWSGAYAAMVALSTLALYASYALPIWVGWRARRNGTWSHRGPWDLGRWSTPINLVALVWCGTITVLFVLPPNELAGYTFAGALALLAIYWIVAQRHTFVGPKVTLLKPAPAPLEGPSSAA, from the coding sequence ATGAGTGAAGATCGAGCGCGTCAGAAGGAAGCCGATGCGGCCCAGCTCCAGGGGCTGGGCTACGGGCAGCAGCTGCTTCGCGACATGGGAGGCTTCTCCAACTTCGCGGTCTCCTTCTCCATCATCTCCATCCTCACCGGGGCGGTGACGCTCTACGGCCACGGCCTGAACTTCGGCGGCCCGCTCGTCATGGGCGTTGGCTGGCCCCTCGTCTCGGTGATGACGCTCACGGTGGCGGCGAGCCTGGCGCAGCTCGCCTCGTCCTTCCCCACGGCGGGCGCGCTCTACCACTGGTCCGCGATGCTGGGCGGCCCCCGCGTGGGCTTCTTCACCGCCTGGTTCAACACCGTGGGCCAGTTCGCCATCACCGCGGGCATCGACTACGGGCTGGCCGAGTTCGTCGCGGACATGCTCGGCTGGCCCCGGGAGCGCGGCGCCGTGCTGCCCCTGTACGCCGCCATCCTCACCTCGCACGCGGTGCTCAACCACGTGGGGGTGCGCGCGGTGGCCTGGCTCAACAACCTGTCGGCCTGGTACCACGTGGCCGGCGTGGCGGTGGTCATCGGGGCGCTCGTCGCGTTCGCGCCCAAGCAGGACCCGGCCTTCCTGCTCACCCGGTTCACCACGGGCAACCACGTCTACTTCTACGGCTTCCTCATCGGCCTGCTGCAGGCCCAGTGGACCTTCACCGGCTACGACGCGAGCGCCCACGTCTCCGAGGAGACGGTGGACCCCACGCGCAACGCCCCCTGGGGCATCTTCCTCTCCGTGGCCGTGAGCGCGGTGGTGGGCTACGGCCTGCTCGCCGCGGTGACGCTGGCCATCACGGACCTGCCTTCGGCGGCGGCGGCGCCCAACCCCTTCATCCACGTGCTGACCACCGCGCTGGGCCCAGCCCTGGGCGGGGCGCTGGTGTGGGTGGCGATTGGCGCGATGTGGTTCTGCGGCCTGTCCTCCATCACCTCCAACTCGCGCATGCTCTTCGCGTTCGCGCGCGACAACGGGCTGCCGGCCTCGGCGCAGCTCGCCCGCGTGTCCGGGCGCTTCCAGAGCCCGTACGTGGCCGTCTGGGTCAGCGCGGCGGGCGCGTTCCTCGTGGCCATCTGGAGCGGTGCCTATGCGGCCATGGTGGCGCTGAGCACCCTGGCGCTCTACGCCTCCTATGCGCTGCCCATCTGGGTGGGGTGGCGGGCCCGCCGCAACGGCACCTGGTCTCACCGGGGCCCGTGGGATTTGGGGCGCTGGTCCACCCCCATCAACCTGGTGGCGCTCGTGTGGTGCGGCACCATCACGGTGCTCTTCGTGCTGCCGCCCAACGAGCTCGCGGGCTACACCTTCGCCGGGGCGCTCGCCCTGCTGGCGATCTACTGGATCGTGGCCCAGCGGCACACCTTCGTGGGGCCGAAGGTCACCCTGCTCAAGCCCGCCCCGGCTCCCCTGGAAGGGCCTTCCAGCGCCGCGTGA
- a CDS encoding HAD family hydrolase: MTASPRPLAAIFDMDGTLVDNMRFHSEAWVSLSRKLGVEATAERFEREFAGKKNEEILPLLLGRPLPAEELARLSLEKEVHYRSLYTPHLALLRGAEAFIARLQAAHIRLAVATASPTENRQLVLDGLGIRSTFARVVGAEEVVHGKPAPDIFLAAARGLGVEPAACVVFEDALNGIRAARAAGMLAVGITSTTPPELLREAGAHWTAPDFASLPPGLEALLLDGKGASR, encoded by the coding sequence ATGACCGCCTCCCCCCGGCCGCTCGCCGCCATCTTCGACATGGATGGCACCCTCGTCGACAACATGCGCTTCCACTCCGAGGCGTGGGTGTCCCTCTCCCGGAAGCTGGGCGTCGAGGCCACCGCCGAGCGCTTCGAGCGGGAGTTCGCCGGCAAGAAGAACGAGGAGATCCTCCCGCTGCTGCTGGGCCGGCCGCTGCCCGCCGAGGAGCTGGCCCGCCTCTCGCTGGAGAAGGAGGTCCATTACCGGTCGCTCTACACGCCGCACCTGGCCCTCCTGCGCGGCGCCGAGGCCTTCATCGCCCGGCTCCAGGCCGCGCACATCCGCCTGGCCGTGGCCACCGCCTCGCCCACGGAGAACCGCCAGCTGGTGCTCGACGGCCTGGGCATCCGGAGCACGTTCGCGCGCGTGGTGGGCGCCGAGGAGGTGGTGCACGGCAAGCCCGCGCCGGACATCTTCCTCGCGGCGGCGCGGGGCCTGGGCGTGGAGCCCGCGGCCTGTGTCGTCTTCGAGGATGCCCTGAACGGCATCCGCGCGGCCCGGGCGGCGGGGATGCTCGCGGTGGGCATCACCTCCACCACCCCCCCGGAACTGCTCCGCGAGGCGGGCGCCCACTGGACGGCCCCGGATTTCGCCTCGCTTCCGCCCGGGTTGGAAGCCCTGCTCCTCGACGGGAAAGGCGCCAGCCGCTGA
- a CDS encoding NAD(P)-binding protein — MATQPARLQLPSGPSRHVYDAIVLGSQIGGALAAALLARRSHRVLLIEHDGTGTGYEHGGYLLPYTPSITPSLKAMPSVEEAFTELGLTSTIQRNLRPHAPELQLILPRHRVDLHGDLTRRRAELGREFGETAEGLFSALSATTTQHEASDAFFKEQPNLPPDGMLETWKLNKRIRQHEGLEAHPRLSSNTPPGALLRALQPFLTYLDKSSAPLALTRPLSQALQAPQRYPGGTEGLRELLVKRLSELGGDVLSRENSESFIVEELTFDGARFEGVKVLRSDVVYRASCLVAATDSGALRRLVTDRKRHRGLLEQLDASTTRSLLFTVNWVVPVEALPRGMGELLLVDTEDAELGAMLIQQHPARTPGGKEDEALRIVCAGVFIPASARELGEEHLQKVAQRIDAHLDGLMPFTQGKRVLRSVPYLDAGGVRGSRLMPHPLYSFEAEAFLGVTGLNQRTQAKNILLAGREVLPGLGLEGEFLAGMRAARLVQEMLKKKNPLKG; from the coding sequence ATGGCGACGCAACCAGCCAGACTCCAGCTTCCCTCGGGCCCTTCCCGGCACGTCTATGACGCGATTGTCCTGGGCAGCCAGATCGGCGGGGCCCTCGCGGCCGCGCTCCTGGCGCGGCGCAGCCACCGGGTGCTGCTCATCGAGCACGACGGCACGGGCACGGGCTACGAGCACGGGGGCTACCTCCTGCCGTACACCCCCTCCATCACCCCGTCCCTGAAGGCCATGCCCTCGGTGGAGGAGGCCTTCACCGAGCTGGGCCTGACGTCCACGATTCAGCGCAACCTGCGCCCCCACGCCCCGGAGCTGCAGCTCATCCTGCCGCGCCACCGGGTGGACCTGCACGGCGACCTGACCCGCCGCCGCGCGGAGCTGGGGCGCGAGTTCGGGGAGACGGCCGAGGGGCTGTTCTCGGCGCTCTCGGCGACCACCACCCAGCACGAGGCCAGCGACGCGTTCTTCAAGGAACAGCCCAACCTGCCGCCCGACGGCATGCTGGAGACCTGGAAGCTCAACAAGCGCATCCGCCAGCACGAGGGCCTGGAGGCCCACCCGCGGCTCTCCAGCAACACCCCGCCAGGGGCGCTGCTGCGCGCGCTTCAGCCGTTCCTCACCTACCTGGACAAGTCCTCCGCGCCGCTGGCGCTCACCCGCCCGCTGTCCCAGGCGCTCCAGGCGCCCCAGCGCTACCCGGGTGGCACCGAGGGCCTGCGGGAGCTGCTCGTCAAGCGGCTGTCCGAGCTGGGCGGGGACGTGCTCAGCCGGGAGAACTCCGAGAGCTTCATCGTGGAGGAGCTCACCTTCGATGGGGCCCGCTTCGAGGGCGTGAAGGTGCTGCGCTCGGACGTGGTGTACCGGGCCTCGTGCCTGGTGGCCGCCACGGACTCGGGGGCCTTGCGGCGGCTCGTCACGGACCGCAAGCGGCACCGGGGCCTGCTGGAGCAGCTGGACGCCTCCACCACCCGCTCGCTGCTGTTCACGGTGAACTGGGTGGTGCCGGTGGAGGCGCTGCCGCGGGGCATGGGCGAGCTGCTGCTGGTGGACACCGAGGACGCGGAGCTGGGCGCGATGCTGATCCAGCAGCACCCGGCACGCACGCCCGGCGGCAAGGAGGACGAGGCGCTGCGCATCGTCTGCGCCGGGGTCTTCATCCCCGCCAGCGCGCGGGAGCTGGGCGAGGAGCACCTCCAGAAGGTGGCCCAGCGCATCGACGCGCACCTGGACGGGCTGATGCCCTTCACGCAGGGCAAGCGGGTGCTGCGCTCGGTCCCCTACCTGGACGCGGGCGGGGTGCGCGGGAGCCGGTTGATGCCCCACCCCCTGTACTCCTTCGAGGCGGAAGCCTTCCTGGGCGTCACGGGTTTGAACCAGCGCACGCAGGCGAAGAACATCCTGCTGGCGGGCCGCGAGGTGCTGCCGGGGCTGGGGCTGGAGGGCGAGTTCCTGGCGGGGATGCGCGCCGCGCGGCTGGTGCAGGAAATGCTCAAGAAGAAGAACCCTCTCAAGGGGTGA
- the rpmB gene encoding 50S ribosomal protein L28, translated as MAWKCDLCGKRPLVGNNVSHANNKTKKRSLPNLQKIRASVEGRTERVLACTRCIKAGKVVKAA; from the coding sequence ATGGCGTGGAAGTGCGACCTCTGTGGAAAGCGTCCGCTGGTGGGGAACAACGTCTCCCACGCGAACAACAAGACCAAGAAGCGGAGCCTGCCGAACCTCCAGAAGATCCGGGCCAGCGTCGAGGGCCGCACGGAGCGCGTTCTGGCCTGCACCCGCTGCATCAAGGCGGGCAAGGTGGTAAAGGCCGCCTGA
- a CDS encoding N-acetylmuramic acid 6-phosphate etherase has translation MGRPRRVSPALPPTERLHPRADALDLQSPEEIVRRLHQEDLAAVRAVRGALPLVAEAARAVADALRAGGRLLYVGAGTSGRLGVLDASECPPTFGSLPSQVQTALAGGRRAMTRAVEGAEDDAGAGAEAVRRFRIRSRDVVCGISASASTPYVRGALAEARKRKARTVLVCCNPPRRGTAADILILAPTGPELVAGSTRLKAGTATKLILNALTTTAFISLGKVYRGRMVDVRPTNVKLRARAARMVAELTELPLPEARRLLSSAGGEVKVALAMHFTGLEAGAARKRLRTSSLRALSPKASRGRKPAVPPHDRP, from the coding sequence GTGGGAAGGCCGCGACGCGTTTCGCCCGCGCTCCCACCCACCGAGCGGCTTCATCCCCGTGCGGACGCACTCGATCTCCAATCTCCGGAGGAGATCGTCCGCCGGTTACACCAAGAAGACCTGGCAGCCGTCCGAGCGGTCCGTGGCGCCCTTCCCCTCGTAGCGGAAGCGGCCCGGGCCGTGGCGGACGCGTTGCGGGCTGGAGGCCGGTTGCTCTACGTGGGCGCTGGCACCAGTGGACGCCTCGGGGTGCTGGACGCCAGTGAGTGTCCCCCCACCTTTGGCAGCCTCCCTTCCCAAGTCCAGACCGCCCTGGCCGGTGGCCGCCGGGCGATGACCCGCGCCGTGGAGGGCGCGGAGGACGACGCGGGCGCGGGCGCCGAGGCGGTGCGCCGCTTCCGGATCCGGTCCCGGGACGTGGTGTGCGGCATCTCCGCCAGCGCCTCCACGCCCTATGTGCGGGGTGCCCTGGCGGAGGCCCGGAAGCGCAAGGCCCGCACGGTGCTCGTCTGCTGCAACCCTCCCCGGCGGGGCACGGCGGCAGACATCCTGATCCTCGCGCCCACGGGGCCGGAGCTGGTGGCGGGCTCCACGCGGCTGAAGGCCGGCACCGCGACGAAGCTGATCCTCAACGCGCTGACGACCACGGCCTTCATCTCCCTGGGCAAGGTGTACCGGGGGCGGATGGTGGACGTGCGGCCCACGAACGTGAAGCTCCGGGCCCGGGCCGCCCGCATGGTGGCGGAGCTGACGGAACTTCCGCTGCCGGAAGCCCGGCGGCTGCTGAGCTCCGCGGGGGGCGAGGTGAAGGTGGCGCTGGCCATGCACTTCACGGGGCTCGAGGCGGGAGCAGCCCGCAAGCGGCTGCGGACCTCTTCCCTGCGTGCCCTGTCCCCGAAGGCGTCCCGGGGCCGGAAACCCGCCGTTCCTCCCCACGATCGACCATGA
- a CDS encoding anhydro-N-acetylmuramic acid kinase, whose product MSSPASGPSAPSPRLCIGLLSGTSVDAAEAALCRVEGTGAQVTLELLAHVSRPFPPAFIQRVLTANDARTLCALNFELGERFASAALDVIAHAGLSPWDIHVIGSHGQTVAHLPASLSPFPSTLQLGEAAVIAERTGIPVVSDFRTRDMAAGGEGAPLIPYLDWAVFRKAGTARAFQNIGGIANLAVVGDRMEDTLAFDTGPGNMLLDGLARRITQDQLACDLDGQLSRRGQVLPDLLEELLALPFFAQPPPRSAGREGFGGALLERLWERGASRPYDLMATALAFTVESMARAYETHVLPRFGSLEAVYVSGGGTRNPYLMGRFTERLAPLPVRLLDTLGFPEGAKEAACFALLAAEHLAGTPANVPSATGARRQVVLGKLTP is encoded by the coding sequence ATGAGCTCTCCCGCTTCCGGGCCTTCGGCTCCGTCCCCGCGGCTGTGCATCGGGCTGCTGTCCGGGACCAGCGTGGACGCGGCGGAGGCCGCGCTCTGCCGCGTGGAGGGCACCGGCGCCCAGGTGACGCTGGAGCTGCTGGCCCACGTGTCCCGCCCCTTTCCCCCCGCCTTCATCCAGCGGGTGCTCACGGCCAACGACGCCCGGACCCTCTGCGCGCTCAACTTCGAGCTGGGCGAGCGCTTCGCCTCGGCCGCCCTGGACGTCATCGCCCACGCGGGCCTCTCGCCCTGGGACATCCACGTCATCGGCTCCCACGGGCAGACGGTGGCCCACCTCCCCGCGAGCCTCTCCCCCTTCCCCTCCACGCTCCAGCTCGGCGAGGCCGCCGTCATCGCCGAGCGCACCGGCATTCCCGTGGTGAGTGACTTCCGCACCCGGGACATGGCCGCCGGGGGCGAGGGCGCGCCGCTCATCCCCTACCTCGACTGGGCCGTTTTCCGGAAAGCGGGCACGGCCCGGGCGTTCCAGAACATCGGGGGCATCGCCAACCTGGCCGTCGTGGGGGACCGGATGGAGGACACCCTCGCCTTCGACACCGGGCCCGGCAACATGCTGCTGGATGGGCTGGCCCGCCGCATCACCCAGGACCAGCTCGCGTGCGATCTCGACGGCCAGCTCTCGCGGCGCGGCCAGGTCCTCCCCGATTTGCTGGAGGAGCTGCTCGCCCTGCCCTTCTTCGCCCAGCCCCCTCCGCGCAGCGCGGGGCGGGAGGGCTTCGGCGGCGCGCTCCTGGAGCGGCTCTGGGAGCGGGGCGCCTCGCGCCCCTATGACTTGATGGCCACGGCGCTCGCCTTCACCGTCGAGTCCATGGCCCGGGCCTACGAAACACACGTCCTGCCCCGCTTCGGGAGCCTGGAGGCCGTGTACGTCTCGGGGGGTGGCACGCGGAACCCCTACCTGATGGGACGGTTCACCGAGCGGCTGGCCCCCCTGCCCGTGCGCCTCCTGGACACGCTGGGCTTCCCCGAAGGCGCGAAGGAAGCAGCCTGTTTCGCCCTGTTGGCGGCCGAGCACCTCGCCGGCACCCCCGCGAATGTACCGTCCGCGACTGGCGCGAGGCGCCAAGTCGTTCTAGGTAAGCTGACACCGTGA
- a CDS encoding ADP-ribosylation factor-like protein — translation MSSVNLMAREVAAKIVFYGPGLSGKTTTLRKIYETIRPAHRGEMMSIATEGDRTLFFDFLPVKVERVNDCSVRLALYTVPGQVFYNATRKLVLQGADGVVFVADSQPEALDSNRESLQNLEENLLEQGVRLDRFPLVMQWNKRDIEKTLPVEQLRAVLNTRGVPEYETAATSGQGVLDTLKSITRLVIKDLRAKRIVPSPRPTAPPVENPGAGLEARLSQHLPPPPSHTGLPAHPPSLMPRQNPAQAATAQAPRVETPAPLTAPAPTPAGQRTLGPASALAPGDLFDYARAAEAAFASGQYGTCVASCMDAVRRALAYAGEGTLAQQGFLLRTDGADLLKLQGLSKRVETLRVDDAAFALYFLMQVFTRLNDARLPETA, via the coding sequence GTGAGCAGCGTGAACCTGATGGCCCGCGAAGTGGCCGCCAAGATCGTCTTCTATGGTCCGGGTCTCTCCGGCAAGACGACGACCTTGCGCAAGATCTACGAGACGATCCGGCCAGCGCACCGGGGCGAGATGATGTCCATCGCCACCGAGGGAGACCGGACGCTCTTCTTCGACTTCCTCCCCGTGAAGGTGGAGCGCGTCAACGACTGCTCGGTCCGGTTGGCGCTCTACACCGTGCCGGGACAGGTCTTCTACAACGCCACCCGCAAGCTGGTGCTCCAGGGCGCCGACGGCGTGGTGTTCGTCGCCGACTCGCAGCCCGAGGCCCTGGACTCCAACCGCGAGTCGCTCCAGAACCTGGAGGAGAACCTGCTGGAGCAGGGCGTGCGCCTGGACCGCTTCCCGCTGGTGATGCAGTGGAACAAGCGGGACATCGAGAAGACGCTGCCCGTGGAGCAGCTGCGCGCGGTGCTCAACACCCGCGGGGTGCCCGAGTACGAGACCGCCGCCACCAGCGGCCAGGGCGTCCTCGACACGCTCAAGTCCATCACCCGGCTGGTCATCAAGGACCTGCGGGCCAAGCGCATCGTCCCCTCGCCCCGCCCCACCGCGCCGCCCGTGGAGAACCCGGGCGCGGGCCTGGAGGCCCGGCTGAGCCAGCACCTGCCCCCCCCCCCCTCCCATACGGGCCTCCCCGCCCATCCGCCCTCCCTCATGCCCCGCCAGAACCCCGCCCAGGCCGCCACGGCCCAGGCGCCCCGGGTGGAGACCCCGGCGCCGCTGACGGCCCCGGCGCCCACCCCGGCGGGACAGCGCACCCTGGGCCCCGCGAGCGCCCTCGCGCCGGGGGACCTGTTCGACTACGCCCGGGCCGCCGAGGCCGCCTTCGCCAGCGGCCAGTACGGCACCTGCGTGGCCTCGTGCATGGACGCCGTCCGGCGCGCCCTGGCCTATGCCGGCGAGGGGACGCTCGCCCAGCAGGGCTTCCTGCTGCGCACGGATGGGGCGGACCTGCTGAAGCTCCAGGGGCTCTCCAAGCGCGTGGAGACGCTGCGCGTGGATGACGCGGCCTTCGCCCTCTACTTCCTGATGCAGGTCTTCACCCGGCTCAACGACGCCCGGCTGCCGGAGACGGCCTGA